CTGGCGGCAGTGGATAGTTAAGCCAACTATCAGATAATCATCAAACCTACGTTCCTTGGGTCTGAGGCAGCAGAGATGAGGACTACATCAGGGAGAGCAGTCAGTTTCAGAGAAAATCATTGGTTCTATTGTGAATTGGATCATCAACACGGGATGAAGGGCACTGTTGGACTAATCAGTAGCtacagaaatgtactgctgaagaCTTTTTTAAAGATAAAGTATAGAGAATGGATGAAGGGAGTACAGTTAAGGGCAAAGGGCGATATAGGTGTTAAAATGGAAGTTACCTCGTGAGTGATGCAATGGGACTCGTAAGACTAGTGGGACGACAAAgtgaagcaggctcgaagggtgAATAGCCTAGTCCCGGCTTTAATGTCCGTCTTTCTCAGGTTCACAGAGAATGTGGATTAGAGAGTTTCCCTGGAGAATAAGAGTGAACTTCAAGCAGACAGAACTTGATAAACTGAGTTTGAAATCTAACAATAGCGTGTTATTCGGCGCAGGGACTGAGAGTGAAATAATGAAAATGTCTCGGTAAGACTTTGTTTATGGTAGTTGGCaagacagtttaaaaaaaaacaataattttgATGATTTTGAGTGAGACTGATGGAACAAGATGCAATGCTGAAAGGAGGGGTCCATACTGAAGGAAATGGGGTCCAGGTAGAGATCTGAACCTTAAAAAggcgtttggcacgcttgccttcatcactcaggcctttgagtaaaggagttgggatgttacgctgaggacattggtgaggtcacatctggcatactgtgtccagttctggtcgcccagttgtaggaagggtattattaagctggagacggTTCAGGAGAGATTTGTGAGGATAGTGGTGGGTATGGAAGGTGTCAGTTGTAAGGAAAggccggataggctgggacttttttcactggaggtaGGATTTTGAGAAGTGACCTGagagaattttataaaataatgagaggtgtagatagagttggGGGAAGTTGTCCTTTCCctaaaatggggaatttcaagaccacAGCAcgcatttttaaagtgagaggagagagatttgaaaaaaagaCATATAAGGCACAAAGAGTGGGGGTTCCCgcgtggaatgaacatcctgacgaagtggtggatgtggttacaatgacaacatgtaaaagacatttggatggtcgcatgaacaggaaaggtttggagggagatgtgccaggagcaggcagggcggggcaagtttagtttggggttatgttccgcatggactggttggaccgaagggtcggtTCCTGTGCTTTTGCCACCAAGAGCGGGCAGTCAGTCTCATGTGCAACCACTGGGGGCATCTTCATTGGAAGGAAAGTGTATCCACCATCACATCAGCCAGGGTTCTGGTGAAGACCATGCTGTCAGTACAGTCATTCAGGGTGGATCGACAGGGAAGGTGAAGTGCCTTATTCAGCAGTGAGACCAAGGGTGCAGAGAGAGGTCCTGAGGCTGCAGTAAGGGTGCGTATGAGCTGAGAGAGATATTGCAAAGACCTGTCCTCCGTAGGTGCAGTGACAATTAGAGCAGCTAGGTTTGGAGAGCAGAGGACCTGAAGTATCTCAATATATAAGGAATCCTCCTCAAAACCTGCATTATGTCGAGTCTGTTGGTAACAGCCATTTgaacatcctctctgatgaagggtctaggcccgaaacgtcagcttttgtgctcctgagatgctgcttggcctgctgtgttcatccagctccacactttgttatcttggattctccagcatctgcagttcccattatccctgaactGCAGTCAAATGACTTCAAGAAAATCTGAATGAAATTAAGTTTTATCATTAAATATTTTGTGGCAGAGGGACAGTAAATGAATAAACAACCATTTGTCACATAAAATATTGTCGGGGGAAAACAAAGTCTCAAAACCTCCTGGTTCACGTTGTTCGCAAGTTCTTGCGGGTGAATGCGGCTGGGGCTCTCACCAGCCTCCTCATGAAATAGCCTAGAGTCTGAACACACCAGTCCAACTTCCCCGGCCTCCGGGCGCGGGCATATTCCAAGATTTGCAGCTGTCCAGACAATTCCTCCGATAACCAGGGATTGCCAGGGAGTTTATTGAAAGGGGCAAATCACGTAAATGACAGAGCGGCGGCATGTTCGCCTCTCACTATGAGCTGGAATCGAGGCTTCAACGAAATTCACCGTTCAATTTGGTTAAATGCACTTGGCGATGCTATTCTGTAAAAAacccgttcagagatgttgtgaCTCAGATGGGACTTGAAGCCGGACCTccagctcagaggtagagacactaccattgCGCCACAAGAACTCAAGTGCATCGACTGAATGCCACATATGGTACCGGTGTGTAGTAAAGCCAATATCTTTCATGAAGGGGAAAACGCAAAGTGGGCTACTGTTGCAAAGTatgtgtccttacctctgagctaggacACCGAGGTctaagtcctacctgctccagaggtgcgtcATAACATCGGTTGAGGAGAAAACAACCAAAGTACAaccacattcatttaaaaaaaaacctaaatgGTTATCATTATTCCAAATTCTGGTGCCCTACGGGTTGTCGGCCACTTGTTGAAAATGTAGGAAAACTGCGCAGTACAATAcaaagggtatcagagataatgggaactgcagatgctggagattccaagataataaaatgtggggctggatgaacacagcaggccaagcagcatctgagctcctgagatgctgcttggcctgctgtgttcatccagccccacattttattatcttacaatacaAAGGGGGCTGGGATCAACCTTTGAAACGGTTCTTGTTTCAAATAAAATCCCTGTTTGGCACGTCTTGCCTCGTAAGCACGGGATGGTTGTCCAAAAAACAGccaatgcattttatttttcagttaATCGGAAATCCGATTGTTTAGTGTCATCTGCCCGAAAAAACATGAATGAATTGGTAATAGTTGAGTGAAATTAGTTCACATTCTCCCAACAGTCACAGAGTGGGGAGATTCtctttctgaaagaaaaacacGACACAAGTCCGGTGAAGAACACGATGCAGGACGCCCTCTCTAATTTCCTACTTGCTGTTAACTTTTCACACGAGTCCTTTTAGCTCGGTGTCTGACCCAGTGAATTCTAACTCGCTTCTGTTTTGAGATCTTTCGTTCTGGCAGCAAAATCAAGGTGCAGTTCGTACGGTCTGAAGTTTATTTCAAGGACAGAATTGCAGCCTTCGCATACCCTTTGTACCAGCGTAGCGTCTGCACTGTCCCCTCTACAACCATAGCCAGACCCACATCAAAGCGCTGcaccgtggatgctggaaaactgaaattcagaactgaaatggctggagaaactatGCAGGTctgcagcgtctgtggagagagaaacagagcaaaCGTGTCCAGTGCAAAGATCCTTCTTAAGCCATGGGACCCCAAAAcgcaaactctgtttctctctccacggatgctactgagtttctccagcacattctacAATTCTTTTGTTGGCCCGTGCTATTTCAGTCCAATGGCATTCCGCTATCCTCTACGGTCGTTTGGAAATTGTAACAGGGATACCGAATCTGTCCCCAAGCCTACCCAACTTGTGTGTAAAGACATTGGCAAATAGGCAAGGAACAGACGCAAACAAGTAGTCATTGCGGATTCAACGAAGTTTTTCCAGGGTGGGAACAATGGCGTATGCAAACGAGACAAAGCGGTTAACGCCGACAGGATTTGAACTGACTTGGAGATTATTTTGGCCTTTAGGACAGACCTGTGCTATCATCTCCAGAATCCTGAAAGCTCTTTGAGAATCTTCCCCTTTGCCTTTCCCTTTACAAACTCTTCAGACTTGCTGAGAATGCCCCGGACGCCCTCGGTTGCAGGAGTTAGTCTTCCATTCTGTATCTGGGACAGGTCTGGAATGCGTCTTCGGATTCCAGTGGAAAATAATTCGCTTTTAACAAGAGCCCCCAGCTCTCCAAGCCTTCTGGGACTCCCTTCGCCACCCCCTCACTCCAATTAACAAGGAGGCCAGCCTGCTCTCCTCCACTAAAcgcccccttcccccactccccacccaacCTCTCACGTAACTAACTCGGAGACCCCGCCTCTCCAGCAACTGGGAAATCTACCTTTCAGTGGAACTCGGGTAACTCCCTCCCCGAGCTATCTACAAACTGGAGCCCCCAACCCCCTTGATTTTCAGTATGAGGTGGGACTCTCCCTGAATCCTACTCCCACCCACAAATAGCCTTCTCTTTACGACTGGGATACCCTTCAcaccccccaacacgcacacacacacacatgcaaactggGTCCCATCTCTCTCCAGTGTACTTATCGCTTGAGTCACATCCTAGGGAGACGTTAAACGATAGAAGGGAATCAAATTTCACCCGATTGTGGAAAAgatgatttatttcagaaatgcGTTAGTTTAATTTTGTTAAAATGTAGAAGTGTAAACTTAATTTAATTCTCTCTAACCCTAGGGACCAGGGGCTTGTGTTTTACTTGTGACGCTTGAACAGATTCTGCTCAGGCTGATCAAGTTAAGGCGTGGGGAATTGTCATGGAAACCCTCATCCGTTTTTAACGAGTTATACAAGAGCATTTTCCCTGGTAAGTGTGCAAAACTGCGTTCACATTCGAAACGGTACAAAGTGTTGTTGACTGTTACTCTTCCAGTTCCCACCTCACACTCCCACCGTGAGAAGAGACTCGCACATGGGAACATTTCCACATTGGCAGAGATCTCGAGAAAATCCACGCTATTCCTCGCGCTCTCTTCACGACTCCCTTTGGAGAATACATCAAGAGTCTGGGGAAGCTCACCCCTAGGTAGATTCCATCTAACTTTTGTTTTCAGCGAGACTAACCGGGCCCTGGGGAGTGAATTtttggcgggggtggggaggggaacagGCCGGGACGCCGAAAACGTGTGAACATTTCGGATTGATAAAACAATTTGCAATTTCTCGGGTGGGAATGACCCATCGCTTACGTCCAAAGCTGCTCCCGCATATACTGAAGGCGCTGGCATGATCCCAGTGCCAGACAATCCTTGACATTCCCCAGACAATCCTTGACATTCCCCACAGGTGGAGCTTCAATTTGAGTCAGGGAATCAGTACGCTGCAGACCCACTCCAGGACCTGAGTGTTTAAAGCAGCCAGAGGAGTGCTATGCTGAaggagatgggtgtgtgtgtgtgtgtgtgtgtgtgtgtgtgtgtttgtgtgtgcctcGATGGGAAAATAGGATCCCACAGCCCAGAAGGAGGAGGTAGCCATTCGGCCCTGTTTGACATGGCTATCCAGTCAGTTCGAATGAGAttcactggactggaaacgttaTCCCTGCCActgctgctgagcttctccagcactttctcgtTTTTCCAATCACGTTCCAATCTTTTACTCTCCCGCTCAACGCTGAATTCCTTTTCAAGAGCTTTACCAGTTTGAAAATTCCCGGTTGATCCTTCTTCCAGGAAGCGCAATCAACAGAGTTCACAAACAATGTTCAAGTTGTGAAAGTTTCGGATGCGATTTTTAAAAtaacacgcgcgcgcacacacacaagaCAAAAGCACGTGTTTTGTAAAATTATATTTACATCAATATGACCGTAAAACAATACATCTTAAGAGGACTGATTGGTCCTTATTTCTTTAAAAACCCAGTTAGTGGTTTTACACCAATACATTAAACCATCAAAACAGGTCAGCATCAGccacaaaaaaaattattcacaCTCTTTACAACCAGAGCTTTGCTACAAAATGTAAAACACTGGAAGATATTTAGCACAAAACGCGTacaaaaatattttctaaaaatCTCCAGATTAATCGGCAGGAATTGAACAGCTTCGCCAGCTCGTGGAGGTCATTGGCGATTCCAGGATTGCCCGGGTCTGTCACTTAAGGCCGGGTATTTACATGCAGACATTGTCCACAATAAACGAGGCACCAAAATATCTCAGCATGCAGTGTTTAAATGCGAAAGTACAAAACATCCATTTGCCATTAAACTAACGCCGGATAAAGTTGCCTCTCAATGACCTCTGTTCAGATCTAACTTCTCTAATACCCCTCCCTCATCTTTTTCTTTTATCTCCTTTGGGAATTCCCACACGAGAGAGAAAGTGTTAAAACATCAACAACGTGCCGCACACATCCCCATTCACAACGTGGGTCCGTTCCTGGTTATTTATATAGGATTAGAGAGCATTTTTTATAAAAATGTAATTTGTCACACATTTTTTGTCCCAACTCGTTGTTTGAAGTTATTAGTGACCTATGAACACAAAGTGCAGGAGCGAGTTTCCTTAAATATTCACCGAACTTGTTTACAAAGCATTCCCTTTCGCCACCTGTGCAGAACTCTTCACACACAGCCTCACGCCCCCTTGACCCCGATAATATTCTCGACCAGAGCTGCCTCTGAACTGGGAATGTTTCGGGCGAGCATGAGAGAGTTAGTCTACGCAGTGTGTACGTATATATATAATAGAGAGAGATTTATATACAGTACCCTGACTGGTGAACGTACCCAGGAACACTACACTATCGGGaaacattaaaaagaaatcaattcACTTTTCTTTCCCCCTCGTACGACAAGAGATGTTGTCCATGGgtaagggggtgggggtgttatTGGAGGCTCTCAGAGACGAAGCTGGGGGTAGCAGACTGTAAACACGGAGCTGCAGGAAACGTGGGCGCAATCTGCGATAAATATTGTGCTCCCTCAAAGTTCGCGGGTAGTGTCAGTGACTGTCTCTGCGTTGGCTTGTTCACACTGTCCTGGGCGGACAGACAGTGAGCGGGCTGCCCCCGGAGCAGACGTTAGCTGCCAGCGCGGGTCCTGGAGGCTTGTCCCCCGCCAGTCTCTTCTCTTTCTGCCGCAGGTGGATCTTGGTGTGTCTCTTGCGCTCGTCGCTACGGGCGAATTTCCTGCCGCAGAAGTCGCAGGAGAAGGGCTTCTCGCCGGTGTGAGTGCGGATGTGGGTGGTGAGGTGGTCGCTCCGGCTGAAGTTCCTCATGCAGATGCGGCACTGGAACGGCTTGTGACCGGTGTGGATGCGGATGTGGCGGGTCAGCTCGTCCGAGCGGGAGAAGCGGCGGTCGCAACCCTCGGCTGGGCACGGGTAAGGCCTCTCGTGCACCGGGGTCTTGCTGGGTCGGTTCGGGTACTTGCGGAGCCGGATGGGTCGCAGGGGCAGATTCTGCCCGCCGTAAGCGCTGGGCAGCCTGGGTCCTTCCGCTGTCGGGTTGCCCAGGGTGAAGTTCCTGATGGTGGACAGGGGAGTGAGAGCTGGAGCCATCCTGACACTGTCCCCGGGGCAGGAGAAAGGCTTGCGCTCCACTCCCGGGTTCAGCTCCCTGTGCGAATGCTGAGGCTGGAAGATGCTACTGTACTCCGGCAGGATGGGGAACAGGGAGTTCTCTACCACGG
The nucleotide sequence above comes from Stegostoma tigrinum isolate sSteTig4 chromosome 20, sSteTig4.hap1, whole genome shotgun sequence. Encoded proteins:
- the egr2b gene encoding early growth response protein 2b — translated: MTAKAVEKIPLSLGSLFHQIPDNMYSVDELSSLPGSVTIFPNQELAPYEQIPSDMINVDMSSDKRPLELPYPNNYHPAPGHRGQSFTYMGKFSIDSQCTGANWSPDGIINIVSAGIFGVPPSTSSTASSSSSSSSSSASPNPLSSTLSCTMAQNASDMEHMYSPPPPYSCGEIYQEPAPFFSTSGCYPPPPPPPSYPSSKPVVENSLFPILPEYSSIFQPQHSHRELNPGVERKPFSCPGDSVRMAPALTPLSTIRNFTLGNPTAEGPRLPSAYGGQNLPLRPIRLRKYPNRPSKTPVHERPYPCPAEGCDRRFSRSDELTRHIRIHTGHKPFQCRICMRNFSRSDHLTTHIRTHTGEKPFSCDFCGRKFARSDERKRHTKIHLRQKEKRLAGDKPPGPALAANVCSGGSPLTVCPPRTV